Proteins encoded together in one Longimicrobiales bacterium window:
- a CDS encoding cation:proton antiporter encodes MTFDSPQVTVAIALAAGMLCQSLAHHLRMPGIVLLLLAGVLLGPQVAGVVQPDTLGPYLQMIVAAAVAVILFEGGLNLQVKRLRGEALAIRKLITIGALITAVLATLAAHYIIGWDWRIAVPFGTLVVVTGPTVVTPLLRRIRVNHKLHTVLEAEAVLIDPIGAVVAVVALEVVLSHELGEAAWGLLGIPTRILFGTVMGVVGGYAMAKLIAVERFIPEGLESVFTLAMLVLLFEVTDAVLPESGIMAAPIAGMVVGNMPSRPSRELREFKEQLTVMLVGLLFILLAAHVRLQEVTELGWRGVATVALLMFVIRPLTVAVSTMGSTLTMRERAFVAWLAPRGIVAAAVASLFAEQLTNEGLPEGVQLRALVFLVIAATVLIQGLSGGAIASWLGVRRLTNTGWVIAGANALARTLAQTLKKAGEDVIIVDTDPAEIGEAGRSGIQAIEGNILDEAVLQQADLESRRGAISLIPNEAVSLLIAQKARRDYRVANAIVIVGPGDDREPAERVNALGAHVLFGSGTDLVHWTGEITRGKVAVQAYRYTGEAELDVSQIADADSERLPLVVTQRGYASPVSNQTRARTGDTVFFLEGPDLPSPDNFERAADAAGERASGDAEEATAAESAIP; translated from the coding sequence ATGACGTTCGACAGCCCCCAGGTCACGGTCGCGATAGCGCTGGCTGCAGGGATGCTGTGCCAGTCGCTCGCTCACCACCTGCGCATGCCCGGCATCGTGCTGCTGCTGCTCGCTGGTGTGCTCCTCGGCCCGCAGGTCGCGGGGGTGGTGCAGCCGGACACACTGGGCCCGTACCTCCAGATGATCGTGGCCGCAGCGGTCGCGGTCATCCTGTTCGAGGGCGGCCTCAATCTTCAGGTCAAGCGTCTGCGGGGTGAGGCGCTGGCGATCCGGAAACTGATCACGATCGGCGCCCTGATCACCGCGGTACTCGCGACGCTTGCAGCCCATTACATCATCGGCTGGGACTGGCGCATCGCGGTACCGTTCGGCACGCTGGTAGTCGTGACCGGCCCGACGGTGGTTACCCCCCTGCTGCGCCGTATCCGTGTCAATCACAAGCTGCACACGGTGCTGGAAGCGGAAGCGGTGCTGATCGATCCGATCGGCGCAGTGGTCGCGGTGGTGGCCCTCGAGGTGGTGCTGTCGCACGAGCTGGGCGAGGCGGCGTGGGGGTTGCTCGGGATACCGACGCGCATCCTGTTCGGCACGGTAATGGGTGTGGTCGGCGGCTACGCAATGGCCAAGCTGATCGCCGTTGAACGCTTCATTCCCGAGGGACTCGAGAGCGTGTTCACGCTGGCGATGCTTGTGCTGCTGTTCGAGGTCACCGACGCGGTCCTGCCGGAGAGCGGGATCATGGCGGCACCGATCGCAGGCATGGTCGTGGGCAACATGCCGTCACGACCGAGTCGTGAGCTCCGGGAGTTCAAGGAGCAGCTGACCGTCATGCTTGTCGGTCTGCTGTTCATTCTGCTTGCCGCTCATGTGCGCCTGCAGGAAGTGACGGAGCTCGGCTGGCGGGGTGTGGCGACGGTCGCGCTGCTCATGTTCGTCATCCGGCCACTCACGGTCGCCGTGAGCACTATGGGATCCACACTGACGATGCGCGAACGCGCGTTTGTCGCGTGGCTGGCACCGCGCGGCATCGTGGCGGCCGCCGTGGCGTCATTGTTTGCCGAGCAGCTCACGAACGAGGGGCTGCCCGAAGGCGTGCAGCTGCGCGCGCTGGTCTTCCTCGTGATTGCGGCGACCGTGCTCATTCAGGGCCTGTCCGGCGGGGCGATCGCGTCGTGGCTGGGAGTACGCCGTCTCACCAACACGGGCTGGGTGATTGCCGGCGCCAATGCACTCGCGCGCACGCTCGCGCAGACACTGAAGAAGGCGGGCGAGGACGTCATTATCGTCGACACGGATCCGGCCGAGATCGGCGAAGCGGGCCGGTCGGGTATCCAGGCGATCGAGGGCAACATCCTGGACGAGGCGGTCCTCCAGCAGGCGGACCTCGAGAGTCGCCGGGGAGCCATTTCGCTCATCCCGAACGAAGCGGTCTCGCTTCTCATCGCACAGAAGGCGCGCCGCGACTACCGCGTCGCGAATGCCATTGTAATCGTCGGACCCGGTGACGATCGCGAGCCGGCCGAGCGCGTGAATGCGCTCGGCGCCCACGTCCTGTTCGGGAGTGGTACCGATCTGGTGCACTGGACCGGCGAGATCACACGCGGGAAAGTCGCGGTACAGGCTTATCGGTATACTGGTGAGGCTGAACTGGATGTGAGTCAGATCGCGGATGCGGACAGCGAAAGGCTGCCTCTGGTAGTCACACAGCGTGGTTATGCCTCGCCCGTCAGCAACCAGACTCGTGCAAGGACGGGCGACACCGTGTTCTTCCTCGAGGGGCCGGATCTGCCGTCGCCGGACAATTTCGAACGTGCCGCGGATGCGGCGGGTGAGCGCGCGAGCGGCGACGCTGAAGAAGCTACGGCGGCGGAGAGCGCGATCCCCTAG
- a CDS encoding bifunctional salicylyl-CoA 5-hydroxylase/oxidoreductase, whose translation MRIVTIGGGPAGLYLSLLLKRADPSHQVTVLERNRPNDTFGWGVVFSNQTLDNLRAADAESYYRITDHFAHWDEIDIHFKGHVISSSGHGFSGIARRRLLQILQERAQSLGVDLRFQHEIGSLTDLETHGLADADVIVAADGANSVVRRERAACFRPSLDVRSARYIWLGTTLPLEAFTFIFVETDHGVFQVHGYRFDDTGSTFIVECDEASWLAAGLDRMDTTQTIEFCERLFGPWLEGHRLVSNAAHRADSPWIRFVRVSNERWFDSNVVLVGDAAHTAHFSIGSGTKLAMEDAISLARALGSGAPLEAALTDYQNERMTEALRLQNAARNSMEWFEHVRRYMHLDPEQFAYSLLTRSQRVSHENLRLRDRRYLESVERWWESRARSETRRTGPDTQRFAPAAPSGTSTGSTEAMRPPVPPMFTPYRLRSLGLMNRIVVAPMDMYSAVDGTPNDFHLVHLGARALGGAGLVMTEMTCTSPDARITLGCTGMYTDRHVDAWRRIVDFVHGNSRAAICLQLGHSGRKGSTRLMWEGMDEPLENDNWEVMGPSAIPYSPANQTPRAMTRADMDRVRDDFVRAVHSGEAAGFDMIELHCAHGYLLSSFLTPLSNQREDEYGGCIENRLRYPLEVFIAMRAAWPEDRPMSVRISATDWVDGGITDADAVTIARAFVAAGADIIHVSAGQTTPDAKPVYGRMYQTPFSDMIRNEARVATIAVGNISDADQVNSIIMAGRADLCALARPHLSDPNWTLRAAAQLGYTPQHWPSQYLTGKRQLERSFERLKEMGLAGAT comes from the coding sequence TTGCGCATAGTTACCATCGGCGGAGGCCCCGCCGGCCTCTATCTGTCCCTGCTGCTGAAGCGCGCCGACCCCTCGCATCAGGTCACTGTGCTGGAGCGTAACCGTCCGAACGATACGTTCGGCTGGGGTGTCGTCTTTTCCAATCAGACCCTCGACAACCTGCGCGCCGCCGACGCGGAGAGCTATTACCGCATCACCGACCACTTCGCGCACTGGGACGAGATAGACATCCACTTCAAGGGTCACGTCATCTCCTCCAGTGGGCACGGCTTCAGCGGCATCGCGCGGCGCCGGCTGCTGCAGATCCTGCAGGAGCGGGCTCAGTCCCTGGGTGTCGACCTGCGGTTCCAGCACGAGATCGGATCGCTTACCGACCTGGAGACACACGGACTGGCCGATGCCGATGTGATCGTCGCCGCGGACGGCGCGAACAGTGTGGTTCGCCGCGAGCGGGCTGCCTGCTTCCGCCCGTCCCTGGACGTCCGCTCCGCACGCTACATCTGGCTCGGTACGACACTGCCACTGGAGGCGTTCACGTTCATCTTCGTGGAAACCGATCACGGCGTATTCCAAGTGCACGGCTACCGCTTCGACGACACCGGTTCCACGTTCATTGTGGAGTGCGACGAAGCGTCGTGGCTGGCGGCCGGGCTCGACCGCATGGATACCACACAGACGATCGAGTTCTGCGAGCGCCTCTTCGGGCCCTGGCTCGAGGGACACCGGCTGGTCAGCAACGCTGCTCATCGAGCGGACAGCCCCTGGATCCGGTTCGTGCGCGTAAGTAACGAGCGCTGGTTCGATAGCAATGTCGTACTGGTGGGGGACGCCGCGCACACGGCGCACTTCTCCATCGGCTCGGGCACCAAACTGGCCATGGAGGACGCCATCTCCCTGGCCCGCGCGCTCGGATCCGGGGCTCCTCTCGAAGCGGCCCTCACGGACTATCAGAACGAACGCATGACGGAAGCGCTGCGACTCCAGAACGCCGCACGCAACTCCATGGAGTGGTTCGAGCACGTGCGCCGATACATGCATCTCGATCCGGAGCAGTTCGCGTACAGCCTGCTCACGCGCAGTCAGCGCGTCAGCCATGAGAACCTGCGGCTGCGCGACCGACGCTACCTGGAGTCCGTCGAGCGATGGTGGGAGTCGCGGGCGCGGTCCGAGACGCGCAGGACCGGACCGGACACGCAGCGGTTCGCTCCCGCTGCGCCTTCCGGTACGTCCACCGGCAGCACGGAAGCCATGCGGCCGCCGGTCCCGCCAATGTTCACGCCCTATCGCCTGCGTTCGCTCGGGCTGATGAACCGCATCGTCGTGGCGCCTATGGACATGTACTCGGCGGTCGACGGCACGCCCAACGATTTCCATCTCGTTCACCTCGGCGCCCGTGCGCTGGGCGGGGCCGGCCTGGTGATGACCGAGATGACCTGCACCTCACCCGATGCCCGCATTACGCTCGGCTGTACCGGCATGTATACCGATCGACATGTCGACGCCTGGCGCCGCATCGTCGATTTCGTGCACGGGAACAGCCGCGCCGCCATCTGCCTTCAGCTCGGACATTCCGGCCGCAAAGGCTCGACGCGCCTCATGTGGGAGGGCATGGATGAGCCGCTCGAGAACGACAACTGGGAAGTCATGGGCCCGTCCGCGATTCCATATTCGCCGGCGAACCAGACACCGCGCGCGATGACGCGCGCCGACATGGACCGGGTGCGCGATGACTTCGTGCGTGCCGTCCATTCCGGTGAGGCCGCGGGCTTCGACATGATCGAGCTGCACTGTGCCCACGGCTATCTGCTGTCCAGCTTCCTCACCCCATTGAGCAATCAGCGTGAGGATGAATACGGCGGCTGCATCGAGAATCGTCTTCGCTACCCGCTGGAGGTATTCATCGCAATGCGCGCCGCCTGGCCGGAGGACCGACCGATGTCCGTGCGGATCTCCGCCACCGACTGGGTGGACGGCGGAATCACCGATGCCGACGCGGTCACGATCGCCCGCGCATTCGTGGCGGCCGGTGCCGATATCATCCACGTGTCCGCGGGCCAGACGACACCGGATGCGAAGCCGGTGTACGGCCGCATGTACCAGACGCCGTTCAGCGACATGATCCGCAACGAGGCGCGTGTCGCCACGATTGCCGTCGGCAACATCAGCGACGCGGACCAGGTCAACTCGATCATCATGGCCGGTCGCGCAGACCTGTGCGCACTGGCGCGTCCTCACCTGAGCGACCCGAACTGGACGCTGCGCGCTGCGGCCCAGCTCGGATACACGCCGCAACACTGGCCTTCGCAGTACCTCACGGGAAAGCGTCAGCTGGAGCGATCATTCGAGCGTCTGAAGGAGATGGGACTTGCCGGTGCGACATGA